The following coding sequences are from one Pasteurellaceae bacterium RH1A window:
- a CDS encoding lactate dehydrogenase — MNYIEILGYVAMILVASSFLLKDVIKLRLLNSVGCACFVIYGLLIGSIPVWGLNAFVVTINAYYIFKGLQTQKAVA; from the coding sequence ATGAATTATATTGAAATCTTAGGTTATGTTGCCATGATTTTAGTGGCCAGTTCCTTCTTGCTCAAGGACGTCATTAAATTGCGTTTGCTCAACTCGGTTGGCTGTGCTTGTTTTGTGATATATGGGCTTTTAATTGGCTCTATTCCTGTTTGGGGGCTAAACGCTTTTGTGGTCACCATCAACGCCTACTATATTTTCAAGGGCTTGCAAACTCAAAAAGCAGTGGCATAA
- a CDS encoding endopeptidase, with product MFILKSKMGSLALIAALSLGLSACSSGNTQAKVAKPAKSLYSKNQVSSQKSSLKDPKIVIQRLQAQHKSWQGTRYRIGGTTRKGVDCSGFTQATFRDLFGIKLPRMTVDQAKVGVKVNKSELKAGDLVLFKTGRGPNGRHVGIYVKDGQFLHASTKGGVIYSSIHSPYWSKTYWQARRL from the coding sequence ATGTTTATACTCAAATCGAAAATGGGTTCGCTGGCATTGATCGCCGCCCTAAGCCTCGGGCTTTCGGCCTGCTCCAGCGGCAATACCCAAGCCAAGGTGGCCAAGCCTGCCAAGAGCCTTTATAGCAAAAATCAGGTCAGCAGCCAAAAGAGTTCGCTCAAAGACCCGAAAATTGTTATTCAGCGCCTCCAAGCCCAACACAAGAGCTGGCAGGGCACCCGTTACCGCATTGGCGGCACCACCCGCAAGGGTGTGGACTGTTCGGGCTTTACCCAAGCCACCTTCCGTGATCTCTTTGGCATTAAACTGCCTCGTATGACGGTTGATCAGGCCAAGGTGGGCGTAAAAGTCAATAAATCAGAGCTCAAGGCAGGGGATTTGGTTCTCTTTAAAACCGGCCGAGGCCCTAATGGCCGCCATGTGGGCATTTATGTCAAGGATGGCCAATTCCTCCATGCCTCCACCAAGGGCGGGGTGATTTATTCCAGCATCCATTCGCCATATTGGTCCAAAACCTATTGGCAGGCCCGCCGTTTATAG
- a CDS encoding negative regulator of sigmaE, whose protein sequence is MKKWFYVLIFLPLAVWAQTPSTPLGYLQAMQAAHKSADFELLYFLKQGEQTASLRYRHATEGKTQYAQLLHLENGREEIILKDNLVSYFGHGFQPFSLESEAILDNLPSAFYGDFSHLQGYNLVDGGRARVADRIVRIIRLVPRDDFRYKYHLWIDEENFLLLKSELLDRDNQVLEEFRVVQAYVDEQMKFIIEPINSLVLPSLLTPSSQAAQTQWQPKWLPAGFQRVKSSLQNLTIGSQLEQVEGQFYSDGLFTFSIYVVQNKGIVFDEQFWRNDKLSIYSHTIGDKDVVIMGEIPLITAKYIVEQIQFEEEAK, encoded by the coding sequence ATGAAGAAATGGTTTTATGTCTTGATCTTCCTGCCCTTGGCTGTCTGGGCGCAAACACCTAGCACGCCCTTGGGTTATTTGCAGGCCATGCAGGCTGCCCATAAATCTGCTGATTTTGAACTGCTTTATTTTCTTAAACAGGGCGAGCAAACGGCCAGCCTGCGTTATCGCCATGCAACTGAAGGGAAGACCCAGTATGCCCAGCTCTTGCACCTGGAAAACGGGCGGGAGGAGATCATCTTAAAGGATAATTTGGTCAGTTATTTCGGCCACGGTTTTCAGCCCTTCAGCCTGGAAAGTGAGGCTATTTTGGATAACCTGCCTAGCGCCTTTTATGGGGATTTCTCCCACTTGCAGGGCTATAATTTGGTAGATGGCGGCCGGGCCAGGGTGGCGGATCGCATTGTTCGCATTATCCGCCTAGTACCCCGTGATGATTTTCGCTACAAATACCATCTTTGGATTGACGAGGAAAACTTCCTCTTGCTCAAGAGCGAATTGCTGGATCGTGATAACCAAGTGCTAGAAGAATTTAGGGTGGTACAGGCCTATGTGGATGAACAAATGAAGTTCATTATTGAGCCCATTAATTCCTTGGTCTTGCCCAGCCTTCTAACTCCAAGCAGCCAGGCTGCTCAAACCCAGTGGCAGCCCAAATGGTTGCCCGCAGGCTTTCAGCGGGTTAAAAGCAGCCTGCAAAATTTGACCATTGGCAGCCAGCTAGAGCAGGTGGAAGGGCAGTTTTACAGCGATGGCCTCTTTACCTTTAGCATTTATGTGGTGCAAAATAAGGGTATTGTCTTTGATGAACAGTTCTGGCGTAATGATAAACTCAGCATTTATAGCCATACCATAGGCGATAAGGATGTAGTGATTATGGGGGAAATTCCCTTGATCACGGCCAAGTATATTGTGGAGCAAATCCAGTTTGAGGAGGAAGCCAAATGA
- a CDS encoding phenylalanine--tRNA ligase subunit beta, with protein MKFNNAWLREWVNPDITVEQLCDQITMLGLEVDSCDPVAGEFSQVVIGEVVECGKHPEADKLQVTKVNVGGDRLLDIVCGAPNCRQGLKVACAVEGAVLPGNFKIKKTKLRGQPSEGMLCSYSELGIKEDHSGIIELPADAPVGTDFRDYLKLNDQAIEISLTPNRADCLSISGIAREVGVINRQPVQAPAIEPVPATISDKIEIDLQAPEACPRYLLRVVKNVNVKAASPLWLQEKLRRCGIRSIDPIVDVTNYSLLELGQPMHAFDLAKVAAPVQVRMAKEGEELVLLDGTTAKLQANTLLIADQKGPLAMAGIFGGEQSGVSESTTDVVLEAAFFAPLAIAGRARQYGLHTDASHRFERGVDYAQTRLAMERATALLLEICGGEAGEIVEAVSETHLPKANTVTLRRSKLDDLIGHHIETETVTDIFARLGFNPVYADDVWTVTSPSWRFDIEIEEDLIEEVARIYGYNSIPNNAPLAHLNMRHHREADLPLMRVKQVLVDSDFQEAITYSFVDPKTQNLLHPQAEALILPNPISSEMSAMRVSLLSGLLEAVAYNQNRQQGRVRLFETGLRFILDQAAEAGVRQEFVLGGVIAGAKRAEHWTGKAENVDFFDLKGDVERVLALTDVADKVRFVPKAFPALHPGQSAAIELDGVEIGFIGTVHPKVVQKLDLAGKPVVFELLWSAIANRPVTAAKEISKFPANKRDLALVVASDVAADDVLRTCRKVGGETLVAVNLFDVYQGSNIEAGKKSLAVSLTLQDSQKTLEEEEINALVQKVLTALNQRFQAVLRD; from the coding sequence ATGAAATTCAACAATGCTTGGTTGCGTGAGTGGGTTAATCCAGATATTACCGTAGAACAACTCTGCGACCAAATTACCATGTTAGGTTTAGAAGTCGATAGTTGTGACCCTGTGGCAGGCGAGTTTAGCCAGGTTGTGATCGGCGAAGTGGTGGAGTGCGGTAAGCACCCAGAGGCCGATAAGTTACAGGTTACTAAGGTTAATGTGGGCGGTGATCGCCTCTTAGACATCGTTTGCGGTGCACCAAATTGTCGCCAAGGGCTGAAAGTGGCTTGCGCGGTGGAAGGGGCGGTTCTGCCAGGTAACTTCAAAATCAAGAAAACCAAGTTGCGTGGCCAGCCGTCAGAAGGGATGCTTTGCTCTTATTCAGAACTAGGTATTAAGGAAGATCACAGCGGCATTATCGAATTGCCGGCCGATGCCCCTGTGGGAACAGATTTCCGTGACTACCTCAAGCTAAACGATCAGGCTATTGAAATCAGCCTAACGCCAAACCGTGCCGACTGCTTGAGTATTTCAGGTATTGCCCGTGAAGTGGGCGTTATCAACCGTCAGCCTGTGCAAGCCCCTGCCATTGAGCCTGTGCCAGCGACAATTTCAGACAAGATCGAAATCGATCTGCAAGCCCCAGAAGCCTGCCCACGCTATCTCTTGCGTGTGGTGAAAAATGTCAATGTTAAGGCGGCTTCTCCATTATGGCTACAAGAAAAACTCCGCCGTTGCGGTATTCGTTCTATCGACCCAATCGTGGATGTGACCAACTACAGCCTACTTGAGCTGGGCCAACCTATGCACGCCTTTGATCTGGCCAAGGTTGCCGCCCCTGTGCAGGTGCGGATGGCCAAAGAGGGTGAGGAATTAGTGCTATTAGATGGCACAACCGCCAAACTACAAGCCAACACCTTGCTCATTGCCGACCAAAAGGGCCCGCTTGCCATGGCAGGGATCTTCGGTGGTGAGCAGAGTGGGGTGAGCGAAAGTACGACCGATGTTGTGTTAGAAGCCGCCTTCTTTGCCCCGCTTGCCATTGCTGGCCGAGCTAGACAATATGGCCTGCATACCGATGCCTCCCACCGTTTTGAACGTGGCGTGGACTATGCCCAAACTCGTTTAGCCATGGAACGTGCCACTGCACTTTTACTGGAAATCTGTGGCGGTGAGGCAGGTGAAATTGTCGAAGCCGTGAGCGAAACACATCTACCAAAAGCGAATACGGTCACTTTACGCCGTAGCAAGTTGGATGACCTGATCGGTCACCATATTGAAACTGAAACCGTAACCGATATTTTCGCCCGCCTGGGCTTCAACCCAGTTTATGCTGATGATGTTTGGACAGTCACTTCCCCAAGCTGGCGTTTTGATATTGAGATCGAAGAAGATCTGATTGAGGAAGTAGCTCGGATCTACGGCTACAACAGCATTCCAAACAATGCACCATTGGCCCATCTCAATATGCGTCACCACCGTGAGGCAGATTTACCGCTCATGCGAGTCAAACAGGTTTTAGTCGATAGCGATTTCCAAGAGGCCATTACCTATAGCTTCGTTGATCCAAAAACCCAAAACCTGCTCCATCCACAGGCAGAAGCCTTAATTTTGCCAAACCCAATTTCCAGCGAAATGTCAGCCATGCGAGTCTCTCTCTTAAGCGGCCTCTTGGAAGCCGTGGCCTATAACCAAAACCGCCAGCAAGGTCGGGTACGCTTGTTTGAAACAGGCTTACGCTTTATTCTAGACCAAGCGGCCGAAGCAGGCGTTCGCCAAGAATTTGTCTTAGGTGGCGTGATTGCTGGGGCCAAACGTGCCGAACACTGGACAGGCAAGGCCGAAAATGTCGATTTCTTCGATCTTAAGGGCGATGTGGAACGCGTACTTGCCCTAACCGATGTGGCCGACAAGGTACGTTTTGTGCCAAAAGCCTTCCCAGCCCTCCATCCAGGCCAATCTGCGGCTATTGAGTTAGACGGGGTAGAAATCGGCTTTATCGGCACGGTTCACCCGAAAGTGGTGCAAAAATTAGACTTGGCAGGCAAGCCAGTGGTTTTTGAATTGCTCTGGTCAGCCATTGCCAACCGCCCAGTAACGGCAGCCAAAGAGATTTCCAAATTCCCAGCCAACAAGCGTGACTTAGCGTTAGTTGTAGCAAGCGATGTGGCTGCTGATGATGTGCTCCGTACCTGCCGTAAAGTCGGTGGCGAAACCTTGGTCGCAGTTAATTTATTTGACGTTTATCAGGGCAGCAACATTGAAGCCGGCAAGAAGAGCTTGGCCGTGAGCTTAACCTTGCAAGACAGCCAAAAAACCCTTGAGGAAGAAGAAATCAACGCCTTGGTGCAAAAGGTCTTAACGGCCTTAAACCAACGTTTCCAAGCGGTGCTTCGTGACTAA
- the sspA gene encoding stringent starvation protein A (transcriptional activator; required for activation of bacteriophage P1 late promoter; induced by starvation), whose protein sequence is MTLFADKNDIYSHQVRIVLAEKGVPYEIENIITGTISEDLMELNPRGSIPTLVDRDLVLFNSRIIMEYLDERFPHPPLMSVYPVQRAKCRLTVNSIQSDWYSLMDVVNRDPDSAEGKKALAQLKEEIMAISGVFAAQPYFLNDEFSLNDCYVAPLLWRMHNLGVEFTGTGSKAIKAYMTRIFQRESFVQSVGGAAPKHLMDDKD, encoded by the coding sequence ATGACCCTTTTTGCAGACAAAAACGATATTTACAGCCACCAAGTGCGTATTGTATTAGCAGAAAAAGGCGTGCCTTACGAAATTGAAAATATCATCACTGGTACCATTTCAGAAGATTTAATGGAATTAAACCCACGCGGCTCCATTCCAACCTTGGTTGATCGGGACTTGGTCTTGTTCAACTCCCGCATTATCATGGAATATTTGGACGAACGCTTCCCGCACCCGCCGCTGATGTCGGTTTACCCTGTGCAACGGGCCAAGTGCCGTTTAACTGTCAATAGTATCCAAAGCGACTGGTATAGCCTGATGGACGTGGTCAATCGGGATCCTGATTCTGCTGAGGGTAAAAAAGCCCTGGCTCAACTCAAAGAAGAAATTATGGCCATCAGTGGTGTCTTTGCCGCCCAGCCTTACTTTCTCAACGATGAATTTAGCCTCAACGACTGTTATGTTGCCCCGCTCCTATGGCGGATGCACAACCTGGGCGTGGAATTCACCGGCACGGGCAGCAAGGCCATCAAGGCTTATATGACCCGCATTTTCCAACGTGAAAGTTTTGTACAATCGGTTGGCGGCGCGGCCCCAAAACATCTCATGGATGATAAAGACTAA
- a CDS encoding phenylalanine--tRNA ligase subunit alpha produces the protein MQNLENLVATALQAVENARDVATLEALRVEYFGKKGHFTALMQGLRDVSPEERPAVGAKINEAKQQAQEALNAKKEALETAELDAKLAAESIDVSLPGRKTELGGLHPVSITIERVTKFFGDLGFSVESGPEVETDYYNFDALNIPAHHPARADHDTFWFDAERLLRTQTSGVQIRTMEKVQPPIRIMAPGRVYRNDYDQTHTPMFHQIELLYVDKKANFTELKGLLHDFLRNFFEEDLQVRFRPSYFPFTEPSAEVDVMGKNGKWLEVLGCGMVHPNVLRNVGIDPNEYSGFAVGMGVERLTMLRYNVTDLRAFFENDLRFLKQFK, from the coding sequence ATGCAAAACCTAGAAAATCTGGTCGCAACCGCACTGCAAGCGGTTGAAAATGCAAGAGATGTTGCAACACTCGAAGCCTTACGGGTGGAATATTTTGGTAAGAAGGGCCATTTTACGGCGCTTATGCAGGGCCTGCGTGATGTGTCGCCTGAAGAGCGTCCAGCCGTGGGTGCTAAAATTAACGAAGCCAAACAGCAGGCTCAAGAGGCCTTAAACGCCAAAAAAGAAGCCTTGGAAACGGCAGAATTGGATGCCAAATTAGCGGCTGAAAGCATTGATGTCAGCCTGCCTGGTCGCAAAACCGAATTGGGCGGCCTGCACCCTGTGTCCATCACCATTGAGCGTGTGACCAAGTTCTTTGGTGACCTAGGCTTTTCGGTGGAAAGCGGCCCAGAAGTGGAAACCGACTACTACAACTTTGATGCACTCAATATTCCAGCCCACCACCCAGCTCGTGCCGACCACGATACCTTCTGGTTTGATGCCGAACGCCTTTTAAGAACCCAAACCTCAGGCGTGCAGATCCGCACCATGGAAAAAGTGCAACCACCTATCCGCATTATGGCCCCGGGCCGAGTGTATCGTAACGACTACGACCAAACCCACACCCCCATGTTCCACCAAATTGAGTTGCTTTATGTCGACAAAAAAGCCAACTTCACCGAACTCAAGGGCTTACTACACGATTTCTTACGCAACTTCTTTGAAGAAGACTTACAAGTGCGTTTCCGTCCATCCTATTTTCCTTTCACTGAGCCTTCTGCCGAAGTGGACGTAATGGGCAAAAACGGCAAGTGGTTGGAAGTGTTAGGCTGCGGTATGGTGCACCCAAATGTCTTGCGTAATGTGGGTATTGATCCGAATGAATACTCAGGCTTTGCCGTGGGCATGGGCGTTGAGCGTTTGACCATGTTGCGTTATAACGTAACCGACCTGCGTGCCTTCTTTGAAAATGATTTGAGATTTTTGAAGCAGTTTAAATAA
- a CDS encoding ClpXP protease specificity-enhancing factor: protein MKPLRPYLYHAYYNWILDNDYTPYLLVDADYVDVDVPREFVNDGKIILNISPRSIGQYVVNDEAISFGARFQGMLREIYIPFGAAVAIYAQETGDGTMFQEEAYYSEAAYLARLGSAEPEKPKTKKASKLKLVK from the coding sequence ATGAAGCCCTTACGCCCTTATCTCTACCATGCCTACTACAACTGGATCTTAGACAACGACTATACCCCTTATTTATTGGTGGATGCAGACTATGTTGATGTGGATGTGCCTCGAGAATTTGTCAATGACGGCAAGATTATTCTCAACATCTCGCCCCGTTCTATTGGTCAATATGTAGTAAACGATGAAGCCATCAGCTTTGGCGCCCGTTTCCAAGGTATGCTGCGTGAAATCTACATTCCCTTTGGGGCCGCCGTGGCCATTTATGCCCAAGAAACCGGTGATGGCACCATGTTCCAAGAGGAAGCCTACTACAGTGAAGCAGCCTATTTGGCCCGCTTAGGTTCGGCAGAGCCAGAGAAGCCAAAAACGAAAAAGGCTTCTAAGCTCAAATTGGTTAAATAA
- a CDS encoding transcriptional regulator, with protein sequence MMVETATVVAYREGIATVQCQAKSGCGGCSAQSGCGTKSLSALVGERFAPRFELEVPEVLEVGDKVQLGLPEQTLLRGIMWIYCLPLLALVASSLLLSQFIEQELWVALGIVACTGLSFFVARQKLRAEKARQFEPIYLGKCKF encoded by the coding sequence ATGATGGTAGAAACGGCAACCGTGGTTGCCTACCGAGAGGGGATTGCCACAGTCCAATGCCAGGCCAAAAGCGGCTGTGGCGGCTGTTCGGCTCAATCAGGCTGCGGCACCAAGTCCCTGTCAGCCTTGGTAGGCGAGCGTTTTGCCCCGCGTTTTGAGCTGGAGGTGCCAGAGGTGCTGGAAGTTGGGGATAAGGTTCAACTGGGCCTGCCAGAGCAAACCTTGTTGCGAGGCATTATGTGGATCTACTGCCTGCCACTTTTGGCTCTAGTGGCCAGCAGCCTCTTGCTTTCCCAGTTTATTGAGCAGGAATTATGGGTGGCCTTGGGGATTGTGGCTTGTACAGGCCTCAGTTTCTTTGTGGCTCGGCAAAAATTAAGGGCAGAAAAGGCCCGTCAATTTGAGCCGATTTACCTGGGCAAATGCAAATTTTAG
- a CDS encoding integration host factor subunit alpha, whose protein sequence is MTLTKIEIAENLMEKCGLDKSVAKQFVEQFFEEIRATLASGEDVKLASFGNFEVREKAARPGRNPKTGEEAIISARRVVMFKPSQILRERIKQANP, encoded by the coding sequence ATGACACTGACAAAAATTGAAATCGCAGAAAACCTAATGGAGAAATGCGGACTAGATAAGAGCGTTGCCAAGCAGTTTGTAGAGCAATTTTTTGAGGAAATTCGGGCCACCCTGGCTTCTGGGGAAGATGTCAAACTTGCCAGCTTTGGCAATTTCGAAGTGCGGGAAAAGGCTGCCCGCCCTGGACGCAACCCAAAAACCGGAGAGGAGGCTATTATTTCCGCCCGCCGTGTCGTGATGTTTAAGCCAAGCCAGATCCTGCGAGAGCGGATTAAGCAGGCCAATCCATAG
- a CDS encoding long-chain-fatty-acid--CoA ligase, protein MEKIWFDNYPPQAERELDLNKYESLLAMFEAAVQRHPDMPAYINMGQVLTFRKLEERSRAFAAYLQNELRLEKGDRVALMMPNLLQYPIALFGVLRAGLVVVNVNPLYTPRELEHQLNDSGAKAIVIVSNFAATLEKVVFDTQIKHVILTRMGDQLSFGKRTLVNFVVKYVKKLVPKYKLPHAVSFREALSIGKQRQYVKPTVLPEDLAFLQYTGGTTGVAKGAMLSHRNILANIFQAKWVAEPLLRGTREPIAVIALPLYHVFALTVNCLLFIELGVTGLLITNPRDIPGFVKELRKYPFVAITGVNTLFNALLNNEYFKDVDFRHLRLSVGGGAAIQRAVAARWHQTTGNHIIEGYGMTECSPLIAATRNDSTEYSGSIGVPVPNTDIRIVDDNGHDVPMGQRGELWVKGPQVMQGYWQRPEDTAEVIKDGFMATGDIVEMGQDLNLRIVDRKKDMIIVSGFNVYPNEIEDVVALHPKVNEAVAIGIPSKTSGESIKIYVTKKDESLTREELRNHCRQHLTGYKIPRDIEFRDELPKTNVGKILRRVLRDEEIAKMKKD, encoded by the coding sequence ATGGAAAAAATCTGGTTTGATAACTATCCGCCCCAGGCTGAAAGAGAGCTTGACCTCAATAAATATGAATCGCTATTGGCCATGTTTGAAGCGGCTGTGCAACGCCACCCTGATATGCCGGCCTACATCAACATGGGGCAGGTTTTAACCTTCCGCAAGCTGGAAGAACGCAGCCGTGCCTTTGCGGCCTACCTACAAAATGAATTACGCCTTGAAAAAGGCGACCGTGTGGCACTTATGATGCCCAACCTCCTACAATACCCTATCGCCCTGTTTGGCGTCTTGCGTGCAGGCCTGGTGGTGGTGAATGTTAATCCGCTCTATACCCCGCGTGAATTAGAACACCAGCTTAACGACAGCGGTGCCAAGGCCATTGTGATTGTGTCTAACTTTGCCGCCACCTTGGAAAAAGTCGTTTTTGACACCCAAATTAAGCACGTTATTTTAACCCGTATGGGCGACCAACTTTCCTTTGGCAAACGCACCTTAGTCAATTTCGTGGTCAAATACGTCAAAAAGCTAGTACCAAAATACAAATTGCCTCATGCCGTCAGCTTCCGTGAGGCCCTCAGCATTGGTAAGCAACGCCAGTATGTGAAACCGACTGTTCTGCCTGAAGACTTGGCCTTCCTCCAATACACAGGCGGCACCACAGGCGTGGCCAAGGGGGCTATGCTGTCCCACCGCAATATTTTGGCCAACATCTTCCAGGCCAAATGGGTGGCCGAGCCGCTCCTAAGAGGCACCCGTGAACCCATCGCCGTGATTGCCCTGCCGCTTTATCACGTCTTTGCCCTGACGGTAAACTGCCTGCTCTTTATTGAATTGGGCGTAACCGGACTTTTAATTACCAACCCACGAGATATTCCAGGCTTTGTGAAAGAGCTACGTAAATATCCTTTTGTGGCCATTACAGGCGTGAATACCCTCTTTAATGCCCTGCTCAACAATGAGTATTTCAAAGATGTGGACTTCCGCCATCTCCGCCTTTCTGTTGGCGGTGGGGCTGCCATTCAGCGCGCAGTGGCCGCCCGCTGGCACCAAACCACAGGCAACCATATCATTGAAGGCTATGGTATGACTGAATGTTCGCCACTGATTGCCGCTACTCGAAACGACTCCACCGAATATTCAGGCTCCATTGGCGTACCTGTACCTAATACAGATATTCGTATTGTGGACGACAATGGCCATGATGTGCCTATGGGCCAACGAGGCGAACTCTGGGTTAAGGGCCCGCAAGTGATGCAGGGCTACTGGCAACGCCCTGAAGACACGGCTGAGGTTATCAAAGACGGCTTTATGGCCACAGGCGATATTGTCGAGATGGGCCAAGACCTCAATCTCCGCATTGTGGATCGCAAAAAAGACATGATCATCGTGTCAGGCTTTAACGTCTATCCAAATGAAATCGAAGATGTGGTCGCCCTCCACCCCAAGGTCAATGAAGCCGTGGCCATTGGCATTCCAAGCAAAACCTCTGGCGAAAGCATTAAGATTTACGTTACCAAAAAAGACGAAAGCCTGACCCGTGAAGAGCTGCGCAACCACTGCCGCCAGCACCTGACAGGCTATAAGATCCCACGGGACATCGAATTTAGGGACGAGCTGCCAAAAACCAACGTCGGCAAAATCCTCCGCCGCGTCCTGCGTGATGAAGAAATCGCCAAAATGAAAAAAGATTAA
- a CDS encoding TIGR00153 family protein encodes MAMNNILGLFAHSPLKPLQKHATKVADCSALLVPFFEATFQGNWEEAEKVRGQIVDLERRADTLKREIRLKLPRGLFMPVERTDLLELVTQLDKLANYARDISGRIFGRQLVIPEQMQPIFKDFLSRSLDAAHQVRKVLHELDQLLETGFRGRELTFVNNMILELDQIEDDTDQLQIVLRRTLLGLEKELNPIDVMFLYKCIERISILADQAQRVGSRIELMLARS; translated from the coding sequence ATGGCAATGAATAATATTTTAGGATTATTCGCCCATTCGCCGTTAAAGCCCTTGCAAAAACACGCCACCAAAGTGGCCGATTGCAGTGCCTTATTAGTGCCCTTTTTTGAAGCGACCTTCCAAGGAAACTGGGAAGAAGCTGAAAAAGTTCGTGGCCAAATTGTTGATTTAGAACGCCGTGCGGACACCTTAAAGCGTGAAATTCGCTTAAAACTGCCGCGTGGTTTATTTATGCCTGTTGAGCGTACCGACCTACTTGAACTGGTCACCCAGCTTGATAAATTAGCCAACTATGCTAGAGATATTTCAGGCCGTATTTTTGGTCGCCAGCTGGTTATTCCAGAACAAATGCAGCCTATCTTTAAAGATTTCCTTTCCCGCAGCCTAGACGCTGCCCATCAAGTCCGCAAGGTGCTACACGAGCTTGACCAGCTTCTCGAAACAGGCTTTAGGGGCCGTGAGCTGACCTTTGTCAATAATATGATCTTAGAGTTAGACCAAATTGAAGACGACACCGATCAGCTGCAAATTGTGCTTCGCCGTACCCTGCTTGGCTTGGAAAAAGAACTGAACCCGATTGATGTGATGTTCTTATATAAATGTATCGAACGTATCAGCATTTTAGCCGACCAGGCTCAGCGTGTAGGATCACGCATTGAGCTGATGCTGGCACGCTCATAA
- a CDS encoding phosphate permease, which produces MELIHQYGHILVIITAVFGFFMAFGIGANDVSNAMGTSVGSGIITAKQAIVIAMIFECAGAYLAGGEVAETMKSGILDISEFAGRPDTLVLGMMSALFAAGAWLLIASRMGWPVSTTHSIIGAIIGFGCITVGAEAVKWGSLGGIVGSWFITPVVAGLVAYAIFISTQKLIFDTEAPMANAQKYAPYYMGLTIFILCIVTVSKGLKHVGLNLSTGQTMLISAVLAAISIVACHFYLRSETFKKKAANGAFGGVEKVFGTLMLLTACAMAFAHGSNDVANAIGPLSAVVSIVDHGGAIVEKSIIAPWVLPLGAIGIATGLIVMGSRVMGTIGSGITDLTPSRGFAAQFACAITVVIASGTGLPISTTQTLVGAILGVGFARGIAALNLGVIRNIVASWVITLPAGALISIIIYFILSSIFN; this is translated from the coding sequence ATGGAACTCATTCATCAATATGGACATATTCTCGTTATTATCACGGCTGTTTTTGGCTTTTTTATGGCCTTTGGTATTGGTGCTAACGATGTGTCCAACGCCATGGGAACCTCGGTAGGTTCGGGCATTATCACTGCCAAACAAGCCATTGTTATTGCCATGATTTTTGAATGCGCTGGGGCCTACTTGGCTGGTGGCGAAGTGGCCGAAACCATGAAAAGCGGGATTTTGGACATCAGTGAATTTGCAGGCCGCCCTGACACCCTGGTTTTAGGGATGATGTCTGCCCTCTTTGCCGCAGGGGCTTGGCTATTGATTGCCTCCAGAATGGGCTGGCCAGTTTCCACCACTCACTCCATTATCGGTGCTATCATCGGTTTTGGCTGCATTACCGTAGGTGCTGAAGCCGTGAAATGGGGCAGCCTGGGTGGGATTGTCGGCAGCTGGTTTATCACACCAGTGGTAGCAGGCCTTGTCGCCTATGCCATTTTTATCAGCACCCAAAAACTGATTTTCGACACTGAAGCCCCTATGGCCAATGCCCAAAAATATGCACCTTACTATATGGGTTTAACTATCTTTATTCTCTGTATCGTAACTGTCAGCAAGGGCTTAAAGCACGTTGGCCTCAACCTTTCAACAGGCCAAACCATGTTGATTTCCGCTGTGCTTGCCGCTATTTCTATCGTGGCCTGCCACTTCTACTTAAGAAGCGAAACCTTCAAAAAGAAGGCCGCAAATGGCGCCTTCGGCGGTGTAGAAAAAGTATTTGGCACACTTATGCTCTTAACCGCCTGTGCTATGGCCTTTGCCCACGGTTCAAACGACGTGGCCAACGCCATCGGGCCTTTATCTGCGGTGGTTTCTATTGTTGATCATGGCGGTGCCATTGTTGAAAAAAGCATTATCGCCCCTTGGGTGCTGCCACTGGGTGCCATTGGTATCGCAACTGGTCTTATTGTGATGGGAAGCCGAGTAATGGGCACCATCGGCTCAGGGATTACAGATTTGACCCCAAGCCGTGGTTTTGCTGCTCAGTTTGCTTGTGCCATTACGGTAGTGATTGCCTCAGGCACAGGCCTGCCGATTTCCACAACTCAAACCTTAGTCGGTGCGATTTTAGGTGTTGGCTTTGCCCGTGGTATTGCAGCCCTGAATTTAGGGGTTATCCGCAATATCGTGGCCTCTTGGGTTATTACCCTGCCAGCAGGCGCCCTGATTTCCATCATTATCTACTTTATTTTAAGCTCAATTTTTAACTAA